A region of Rhodamnia argentea isolate NSW1041297 chromosome 9, ASM2092103v1, whole genome shotgun sequence DNA encodes the following proteins:
- the LOC115756085 gene encoding probable LRR receptor-like serine/threonine-protein kinase At1g63430 isoform X1, giving the protein MRAFGSVQPLLVVFGVLLVTCDSFAPYEGWALITFKEAIYEDPDMVLSNWNALDADPCDWSGVSCSAARDHVLKINISNSGLKGFLTPDLGHLTYLQELILHNNNLIGTIPKEVGMLKNLKVLDLGMNQLSGLIPPEIGNLTNLIRINLEFNGLTGMMPQELGNLKYLEELLLDRNKLQGNVPAQSSINFTSNVQGMYASNANSSGLCRLSQLKVADFSFNFLVGDIPKCLEYLPSVSFQGNCLQNKDPKQRSSAQCGASPPGKSHSDVIPKHQSANDEAKHQRTSRPTWLLALEIVTGTMVGSLFLIALLTALQRCNSKSSIIIPWKKSASEKDHISVYVDSDALKDIMRFSRQDLEVACEDFSNIIGSSPDSLVYKGTIKGGPEIAVISLCIKQEHWTGYLELYFQREVADLARLNHDNTGRLLGYCKESTPFTRMLVFEYASNGTLYEHLHYGEGCQLSWTRRMKIVLGIARGLKYLHELDPPFTISELNSSAVYLTEDFYPKLVDFESWKTILARSEKHSGSIDSQGSICVLPNSLEGRHEDVQGNIYALGVLLLEIVSGRPSYCKDKGSLVNWAKDYLELPEVMSYVVDPELKHFQYEDLKVVCEVVSLCLNPDPTKRPSMRDISSTLETRIDTSFSAELKSSSLAWAELALSS; this is encoded by the exons ATGAGAGCATTCGGTTCAGTTCAGCCTCTGCTTGTTGTTTTTGGAGTTCTGTTGGTGACTTGTGACTCTTTTGCGCCTTACGAAG GTTGGGCACTAATTACTTTCAAGGAGGCCATCTATGAGGACCCCGATATGGTTTTGTCCAACTGGAATGCCCTAGATGCAGATCCTTGCGACTGGTCCGGCGTATCTTGTTCGGCCGCTCGGGACCATGTACTCAAAAT AAACATTTCGAATTCAGGTTTGAAGGGGTTTCTTACGCCAGACCTCGGTCACCTCACCTACTTGCAGGAATT AATTTTGCACAATAACAACCTGATAGGGACCATTCCAAAAGAAGTCGGAATGTTGAAGAACCTCAAAGTCTTGGATTTGGGGATGAATCAATTATCGGGCCTGATACCTCCTGAGATAGGGAATCTGACAAATCTTATTAGAAT AAATCTAGAGTTCAATGGCCTGACTGGCATGATGCCTCAAGAACTTGGAAATTTAAAGTATCTCGAGGAACTTCTGCTGGACAGGAATAAGCTTCAAGGGAATGTTCCTGCTCAAAGCAGCATCAATTTCACATCCAATGTACAGGGCAT GTATGCCTCAAATGCAAATTCAAGCGGCTTATGTCGCTTATCCCAGTTGAAGGTGGcagatttttcatttaattttttggttgGGGACATACCAAAATGCCTGGAGTATCTACCAAG TGTGAGCTTTCAAGGAAATTGCCTTCAAAATAAAGATCCCAAGCAGCGTTCCAGTGCACAGTGTG GTGCTTCTCCACCCGGCAAAAGCCATTCAGACGTCATTCCAAAACATCAGTCTGCCAATGATGAAGCCAAACATCAGAGAACATCGAGACCTACCTGGTTATTGGCTCTAGAGATTGTGACGGGAACTATGGTGGGGTCTCTATTTCTCATAGCTCTTCTGACTGCTCTTCAGAGATGCAATAGCAAGTCGTCCATCATTATACCTTGGAAGAAATCAGCCAGTGAGAAGGACCATATTTCTGTATACGTAG ATTCTGATGCGTTGAAGGACATAATGAGATTTAGCAGACAAGACCTAGAAGTAGCTTGTGAAGACTTCAGCAATATTATTGGTTCATCACCAGATAGTTTGGTTTACAAGGGAACTATTAAAGGTGGTCCTGAGATTGCCGTAATATCACTTTGCATCAAACAAGAGCATTGGACAGGCTATCTAGAACTCTACTTCCAAAGAGAG GTGGCAGATTTAGCTAGACTAAATCATGACAATACAGGAAGATTATTGGGCTACTGCAAGGAAAGCACGCCTTTCACACGGATGCTTGTTTTTGAGTATGCATCCAATGGGACACTTTATGAACACCTTCATT ATGGAGAAGGCTGCCAATTATCCTGGACACGGCGTATGAAAATAGTCTTGGGCATTGCTCGTGGGTTGAAGTATCTTCACGAGCTTGACCCACCCTTTACTATATCCGAGTTGAATTCCAGTGCCGTATATCTAACAGAAGATTTTTACCCAAAG CTCGTCGATTTTGAGAGTTGGAAGACGATTCTTGCAAGATCAGAAAAGCATTCGGGATCCATTGACAGTCAGGGCTCCATTTGTGTTCTTCCCAATTCCTTAGAAGGGCGCCATGAGGATGTTCAGGGAAACATCTATGCTTTGGGGGTACTTCTGCTGGAAATAGTGAGCGGAAGACCTTCATACTGCAAGGACAAAGGGAGCTTGGTAAATTGG GCTAAGGACTATCTTGAGCTGCCAGAAGTAATGTCTTACGTGGTTGACCCTGAGTTGAAACATTTCCAGTACGAGGACCTTAAAGTAGTGTGTGAGGTGGTGAGCTTATGCCTGAATCCTGATCCTACCAAGCGGCCTTCGATGCGAGATATAAGCTCCACGTTGGAAACCCGGATCGACACATCTTTTTCTGCGGAGCTGAAGTCGTCGTCTTTGGCATGGGCCGAGCTTGCGCTTTCATCATAA
- the LOC115756113 gene encoding serine racemase yields MMDASIMGGKYAAEISSIREALERIGSFVHKTPVITSESLNAMCNRSLYFKCECFQKGGAFKFRGACNAIWSLDDAQAAKGVVTHSSGNHAAALSLAAKLRGIPAYVVIPKNAPKCKVDNVIRYGGQVIWSEVTIKSREETASKVSQETGAVLIHPYNDKRIISGQGTLSVELLEQAPQIDTIIVPISGGGLISGVALAAKSVNPRIRVLAAEPRGANDAAQSKAAGRIITLPETNTIADGLRASLGNLTWPVVRDLVDDVIVVDDKDIVEAMRLCYEILKVAVEPSGAIGLAAVLSECFRSNPAWKDCNHIGIILSGGNVDLGVLWNSYRK; encoded by the exons ATGATGGATGCAAGTATCATGGGAGGGAAGTATGCTGCTGAAATATCCTCCATAAGAGAAGCACTAGAACGCATCGGCTCATTTGTACACAAGACTCCTGTTATCACTTCAGAATCTCTTAATGCAATGTGCAACAGAAGTTTATACTTCAAGTGCGAATGCTTTCAGAAGGG TGGGGCATTTAAGTTCAGAGGTGCTTGCAATGCTATATGGTCCCTTGATGATGCTCAGGCAGCTAAAGGGGTTGTTACACACAGCAG CGGAAACCATGCTGCAGCATTGTCCTTAGCTGCAAAATTACGAGGGATTCCAGCATATGTAGTGATACCAAAAAATGCACCAAAATGCAAAGTCGATAATGTCATTCGCTATGGTGGTCAAGTTATCTGGAGTGAGGTCACAATTAAGTCGAGGGAAGAAACAGCTTCGAAAGTGTCGCAAGAAACTGGAGCGGTTCTGATTCATCCGTACAATGACAAACGGATAATAAG TGGACAGGGAACATTATCTGTGGAGCTTCTGGAGCAGGCCCCACAAATAGACACTATTATAGTTCCAATAAGTG GAGGTGGTTTGATTTCGGGAGTGGCATTGGCCGCCAAATCAGTGAACCCAAGAATTCGAGTTTTGGCTGCAGAACCTAGAGGGGCAAATGATGCAGCACAATCTAAAGCAGCTGGAAGGATTATAACTTTGCCCGAGACCAACACCATTGCTGATGGGCTTCGAGCTTCTCTAGGAAATCTTACATG GCCTGTGGTACGTGATTTAGTCGATGATGTCATAGTTGTAGACGATAAAGACATTGTGGAAGCGATGAGACTTTGCTATGAAATTCTGAAAGTGGCGGTGGAGCCAAGTGGAGCCATTGGTCTTGCTGCTGTTCTATCGGAATGCTTTAGGAGTAATCCTGCTTGGAAGGATTGTAACCATATAGGAATCATCCTTTCAGGAGGTAATGTTGATTTGGGTGTGCTATGGAACTCTTACAGAAAATGA
- the LOC115756085 gene encoding probable LRR receptor-like serine/threonine-protein kinase At1g63430 isoform X2 gives MVLSNWNALDADPCDWSGVSCSAARDHVLKINISNSGLKGFLTPDLGHLTYLQELILHNNNLIGTIPKEVGMLKNLKVLDLGMNQLSGLIPPEIGNLTNLIRINLEFNGLTGMMPQELGNLKYLEELLLDRNKLQGNVPAQSSINFTSNVQGMYASNANSSGLCRLSQLKVADFSFNFLVGDIPKCLEYLPSVSFQGNCLQNKDPKQRSSAQCGASPPGKSHSDVIPKHQSANDEAKHQRTSRPTWLLALEIVTGTMVGSLFLIALLTALQRCNSKSSIIIPWKKSASEKDHISVYVDSDALKDIMRFSRQDLEVACEDFSNIIGSSPDSLVYKGTIKGGPEIAVISLCIKQEHWTGYLELYFQREVADLARLNHDNTGRLLGYCKESTPFTRMLVFEYASNGTLYEHLHYGEGCQLSWTRRMKIVLGIARGLKYLHELDPPFTISELNSSAVYLTEDFYPKLVDFESWKTILARSEKHSGSIDSQGSICVLPNSLEGRHEDVQGNIYALGVLLLEIVSGRPSYCKDKGSLVNWAKDYLELPEVMSYVVDPELKHFQYEDLKVVCEVVSLCLNPDPTKRPSMRDISSTLETRIDTSFSAELKSSSLAWAELALSS, from the exons ATGGTTTTGTCCAACTGGAATGCCCTAGATGCAGATCCTTGCGACTGGTCCGGCGTATCTTGTTCGGCCGCTCGGGACCATGTACTCAAAAT AAACATTTCGAATTCAGGTTTGAAGGGGTTTCTTACGCCAGACCTCGGTCACCTCACCTACTTGCAGGAATT AATTTTGCACAATAACAACCTGATAGGGACCATTCCAAAAGAAGTCGGAATGTTGAAGAACCTCAAAGTCTTGGATTTGGGGATGAATCAATTATCGGGCCTGATACCTCCTGAGATAGGGAATCTGACAAATCTTATTAGAAT AAATCTAGAGTTCAATGGCCTGACTGGCATGATGCCTCAAGAACTTGGAAATTTAAAGTATCTCGAGGAACTTCTGCTGGACAGGAATAAGCTTCAAGGGAATGTTCCTGCTCAAAGCAGCATCAATTTCACATCCAATGTACAGGGCAT GTATGCCTCAAATGCAAATTCAAGCGGCTTATGTCGCTTATCCCAGTTGAAGGTGGcagatttttcatttaattttttggttgGGGACATACCAAAATGCCTGGAGTATCTACCAAG TGTGAGCTTTCAAGGAAATTGCCTTCAAAATAAAGATCCCAAGCAGCGTTCCAGTGCACAGTGTG GTGCTTCTCCACCCGGCAAAAGCCATTCAGACGTCATTCCAAAACATCAGTCTGCCAATGATGAAGCCAAACATCAGAGAACATCGAGACCTACCTGGTTATTGGCTCTAGAGATTGTGACGGGAACTATGGTGGGGTCTCTATTTCTCATAGCTCTTCTGACTGCTCTTCAGAGATGCAATAGCAAGTCGTCCATCATTATACCTTGGAAGAAATCAGCCAGTGAGAAGGACCATATTTCTGTATACGTAG ATTCTGATGCGTTGAAGGACATAATGAGATTTAGCAGACAAGACCTAGAAGTAGCTTGTGAAGACTTCAGCAATATTATTGGTTCATCACCAGATAGTTTGGTTTACAAGGGAACTATTAAAGGTGGTCCTGAGATTGCCGTAATATCACTTTGCATCAAACAAGAGCATTGGACAGGCTATCTAGAACTCTACTTCCAAAGAGAG GTGGCAGATTTAGCTAGACTAAATCATGACAATACAGGAAGATTATTGGGCTACTGCAAGGAAAGCACGCCTTTCACACGGATGCTTGTTTTTGAGTATGCATCCAATGGGACACTTTATGAACACCTTCATT ATGGAGAAGGCTGCCAATTATCCTGGACACGGCGTATGAAAATAGTCTTGGGCATTGCTCGTGGGTTGAAGTATCTTCACGAGCTTGACCCACCCTTTACTATATCCGAGTTGAATTCCAGTGCCGTATATCTAACAGAAGATTTTTACCCAAAG CTCGTCGATTTTGAGAGTTGGAAGACGATTCTTGCAAGATCAGAAAAGCATTCGGGATCCATTGACAGTCAGGGCTCCATTTGTGTTCTTCCCAATTCCTTAGAAGGGCGCCATGAGGATGTTCAGGGAAACATCTATGCTTTGGGGGTACTTCTGCTGGAAATAGTGAGCGGAAGACCTTCATACTGCAAGGACAAAGGGAGCTTGGTAAATTGG GCTAAGGACTATCTTGAGCTGCCAGAAGTAATGTCTTACGTGGTTGACCCTGAGTTGAAACATTTCCAGTACGAGGACCTTAAAGTAGTGTGTGAGGTGGTGAGCTTATGCCTGAATCCTGATCCTACCAAGCGGCCTTCGATGCGAGATATAAGCTCCACGTTGGAAACCCGGATCGACACATCTTTTTCTGCGGAGCTGAAGTCGTCGTCTTTGGCATGGGCCGAGCTTGCGCTTTCATCATAA